A window of Lepidochelys kempii isolate rLepKem1 chromosome 1, rLepKem1.hap2, whole genome shotgun sequence contains these coding sequences:
- the COA5 gene encoding cytochrome c oxidase assembly factor 5 codes for MPKYYEEKEEDGRACAGVREDLRQCLLETSCVTQEGKSPRQCLKEGHCRSLQVSFFECKRSMLDGRARFRGRKGY; via the exons ATGCCCAAATACtatgaggagaaggaggaggacgGGCGGGCCTGTGCCGGGGTGCGGGAGGACCTGAGACAGTGTCTGCTCGAGACCTCCTGCGTCACACAG GAAGGAAAAAGCCCCAGACAATGCTTGAAGGAAGGACACTGCAGAAGTTTGCAGGTTTCTTTTTTTGAGTGCAAAAGGTCAATG TTGGATGGCAGAGCAAGATTCAGAGGAAGGAAGGGATACTGA